The proteins below come from a single Gossypium raimondii isolate GPD5lz chromosome 2, ASM2569854v1, whole genome shotgun sequence genomic window:
- the LOC128035967 gene encoding NAD(P)H-quinone oxidoreductase subunit K, chloroplastic has translation MNSIEFPLLDRTTQNSVISTTLNDLSNWSRLSSLWPLLYGTSCCFIEFASLIGSRFDFDRYGLVPRSSPRQADLILTAGTVTMKMAPSLVRLYEQMPEPKYVIAMGACTITGGMFSTDSYSTVRGVDKLIPVDVYLPGCPPKPEAVIDAITKLRKKISREIYEDRIRSQQGDRCFTTNHKFCLVRSTRTGNYNQGLLYQPPSTSEIPPETFFNYKGSLSSHELVN, from the coding sequence ATGAATTCCATCGAATTTCCCTTACTTGATCGAACAACCCAAAATTCAGTTATTTCAACTACATTAAATGATCTTTCAAATTGGTCAAGACTCTCCAGTTTATGGCCGCTTCTTTATGGTACCAGTTGTTGCTTTATTGAATTTGCTTCATTAATAGGCTCACGCTTCGACTTTGATCGTTATGGGCTGGTACCAAGATCGAGTCCTAGACAGGCAGACCTAATTTTAACAGCTGGAACAGTAACAATGAAAATGGCGCCCTCTTTAGTGAGATTATATGAACAAATGCCCGAACCTAAATATGTTATTGCTATGGGCGCGTGTACAATTACAGGAGGGATGTTCAGTACTGATTCTTATAGTACTGTTCGGGGGGTCGATAAGCTAATTCCCGTGGATGTCTATTTGCCGGGCTGTCCCCCTAAACCCGAGGCAGTTATAGATGCTATAACAAAACTTCGTAAGAAAATATCTCGCGAAATCTATGAAGATCGAATTAGATCTCAACAGGGGGATCGGTGTTTTACTACCAATCACAAGTTTTGTCTTGTACGTAGTACTCGTACTGGAAATTATAATCAAGGATTGCTCTATCAACCACCATCTACTTCAGAGATTCCTCCTGAAACATTTTTCAACTACAAGGGTTCACTATCTTCCCACGAATTAGTGAATTag
- the LOC105783461 gene encoding protein ROH1, which produces MSCREGLMSPQTETKASVGFKAGVKEYKLTYYTPQYEVKDTDILAAFRVTPQPGVPPEEAGAAVAAESSTGSVTNMFTSIVGNVFGFKALRALRLEDLRIPTAYVKTFQGPPHGIQVERDKLNKYGRPLLGCTIKPKLGLSAKNYGRAVYECLRGGLDFTKDDENVNSQPFMRWRDRFLFCAEAIYKSQAETGEIKGHYLNATAGTCEEMIKRAVCARELGVPIVMHDYLTMHDYLTGGFTASLPWVRKLLDVFLCCQEEFRLILFNNKAQVIKPPMDRLIAEYYERTVKALDVCNAIRDGIEQIKQWQKLLEIVLCALGDNNGIANNNCCQRALGEGQFRRAKKALIDLAIGMLDEKDSGQALSHRNRSFGRNNNSTSHSKDHHHRPLGHFRSLSWSVSRSWSAARQLLAIGNNLAVPRGSDVVATNGLVMPVYTMGCVLLFVMWALVAAIPCQDRGLQVHIYVPRHFSWAGPLLSLHERILEESKKRDRKNACGLLREIYQMEKCTRLLGELTDTVQFPLGEEKEMEVRQRVKELGQVFDAMKEGLEPLEKQVMEVFHRIVRSRTEGLDSLGRGNNTE; this is translated from the exons ATGAGTTGTAGGGAGGGACTTATGTCACCACAAACAGAGACTAAAGCAAGTGTTGGATTCAAAGCTGGTGTTAAAGAGTATAAATTGACTTATTATACTCCTCAATATGAAGTCAAAGATACTGATATCTTGGCAGCCTTCCGAGTAACTCCTCAACCCGGAGTTCCGCCTGAGGAAGCAGGGGCCGCGGTAGCTGCTGAATCTTCTACTG GTTCTGTTACTAACATGTTTACTTCCATTGTGGGTAATGTATTTGGGTTCAAAGCCCTGCGCGCTCTACGTCTAGAGGATCTGCGAATCCCTACTGCTTATGTTAAAACTTTCCAAGGCCCGCCTCATGGCATCCAGGTTGAAAGAGATAAATTGAACAAGTATGGTCGCCCCCTATTAGGATGTACTATTAAACCTAAATTGGGGTTATCCGCTAAGAACTACGGTAGAGCAGTTTATGAATGTCTACGTGGCGGGCTTGATTTTACCAAAGATGATGAGAATGTGAACTCCCAACCATTTATGCGCTGGAGAGACCGTTTCTTATTTTGTGCCGAAGCAATTTATAAATCACAGGCTGAAACAGGTGAAATCAAAGGGCATTACTTGAATGCTACTGCAGGTACATGTGAAGAAATGATCAAAAGGGCCGTGTGTGCTAGAGAATTGGGAGTTCCTATCGTAATGCACGACTACTTAACAATGCACGACTACTTAACAGGTGGGTTCACTGCTTCTCTTCCGTGGGTTCGGAAACTGCTCGATGTTTTTCTTTGTTGTCAAGAGGAGTTTAGGCTTATCCTTTTTAACAACAAAGCTCAAGTGATCAAACCTCCCATGGACCGTCTGATTGCTGAATACTACGAGCGTACAGTTAAGGCGCTTGATGTGTGTAATGCAATTCGCGACGGAATTGAGCAGATCAAGCAATGGCAGAAGCTTCTTGAAATAGTGCTTTGCGCTTTGGGTGATAATAATGGTATTGCTAATAATAATTGTTGTCAGAGAGCCCTAGGAGAAGGGCAATTTCGTCGGGCTAAAAAAGCCTTGATAGATTTAGCAATTGGGATGCTTGATGAGAAAGATTCCGGTCAAGCTTTGTCTCATAGGAATCGTTCATTTGGAAGAAACAATAATAGCACCAGTCACTCCAAGGATCATCACCACCGTCCTTTGGGGCATTTCAGGTCCTTGTCTTGGAGCGTTTCAAGGTCTTGGTCTGCTGCGAGGCAGCTCCTGGCGATTGGGAACAACTTGGCCGTGCCTCGAGGGAGTGATGTTGTAGCTACTAATGGACTTGTAATGCCTGTTTACACAATGGGTTGTGTTTTGTTGTTTGTAATGTGGGCGTTGGTGGCTGCTATACCATGTCAAGATCGTGGTTTGCAAGTTCATATTTATGTTCCCAGGCACTTTTCATGGGCTGGTCCATTACTTTCTTTGCATGAGAGGATTCTGGAGGAGTCGAAGAAGAGGGATAGGAAAAATGCTTGTGGACTGTTGAGGGAAATTTATCAGATGGAGAAGTGTACGCGGTTGTTGGGTGAATTGACTGATACCGTGCAGTTTCCGTTGGGTGAGGAGAAGGAAATGGAGGTTAGACAGAGAGTGAAGGAACTGGGGCAGGTTTTTGATGCAATGAAGGAAGGTCTAGAACCGC